From Brassica rapa cultivar Chiifu-401-42 chromosome A06, CAAS_Brap_v3.01, whole genome shotgun sequence:
ATATGGATCATCTCTTTTGGAGAGTTCACCCAAAAATGGATGACCATCAGTTTACATAGATATtatggtatatctggaaagGTCAGAATAACAAGGTGTTTAGTAATATTGATATTAATCCGAGAAAAATCCTCAAAGTAGCAGAATTGGAATCAACACTTTGGACTGAGGCACATGTATTACGGAATCAGCGGGTGGCACAGGAAGTACATATCAGCCCCATTCCCGCGAATTCAGGAAAATGGTGCTTTATAGACGGCTCCTGGAAGGATAAGAATACGTTCTCAGGGCAAGGATGGTGGTTTTGATGGTTTGTTAGGGATAAAAAATgtactaacatgtttatctcCTCTTCACTCGGAGGTGGAGGCACTGATATGGTCAATGGAATAGGTGAGAAATTTAAGACAGTTTcgggttacgtttgcaacggattgttttcaattggtgaagatggctAGCATTTGGAACCTATCTAGAAGACAttaagcttttaaaaaaaaaatttctcaacTCAGACATCGTTCATGTATCTAGAACGACGAACCAAAAAGCGGGCAGCTTAGCACGCAGTGCCCGGCATCAACCATTGTTCGTCAtacacatggatgcagagttaccaatttggtttacagagtcaatatgagtttgtgtttgtttgctgtcaaaaaaatatttgtcaaataataaataaatctataatatttaataagtatttagagtaaaaatatttGAGCCGATCATGGATCGAATtatatagtaaaaatttaaattccAGATAAAAACCAGACCCGAACATAATCCCGAACACCTCTGCCTAATCGcccttttattttagtttaataaaatacaaaaataaataggtAGACGTAAGTTAATAAATATGTTCTCTATTTAGTAAAAGtttaaatatagaaatatattttttccacgAGGAACCACGTTTACGATTTTATATTTGCAACTAACTCAACAATTACCTAGATGCATCAGCCTATATAGCGTAAAGCTTTACCAAAACCAATAACCATCAGATCTCAAAAATGGATAGTCAAAAAATGAGTTTGGGTTTCTTATCTCTTGCTTTTCTCTTCATCACTTGCTCTTCTGCTGAGTTCCTCATTCAACAGGTTTACTTTTTGTATTTCCTTTCGTTCCTTTGTCTGTTTGTTTTGAAGTATTTTCTCATCGATTACATAAGTAGGtcttaacaataataataaaaaaaatccagGTCACAGAAGGCAGAGGAACAGAGAACAACAGTTCTTACAATCTCCAGGCGAATCTTGGTAAGCTTGTCTCATTTCCTTTTGGTTTCCTTGGTGAAACATTGAAACTCAGTTCTTTAACTTTTCCTGGAAAATTTTCGTTGTTTACAGGAGTGACAAGAGTGTTGAGGGAAGAGCGACCATCGAGCAAGATAGTAACTATAGCAGGCTACTCCGTGATTAAGGAGAGAACCGAAGTCTACGAATCCTCTGTTTTCGAAGCTGCTGGTTACAAATGGTAAATGATCTCAACGGTTTTTCTTGTCATTTATTCAgcttatttattaattaagattattatttttatgacaacaaaaaaaaaacaggaggTTGGTTATGTACATGAATGGTAATAAAAACGACGGTGGAAATGGCTATATATCACTATACGTGAGGATGGAAGAGACCGAATCGCTTCCATATGGTTGGGAAGTCAACGTTGATCTTAAACTCTTTGTCCACAATCCAAAACAACACAAGTACTTGGCTGTCACAggtatatttttatcatttattaTATTACTAGCTATGTTTCTTTAACATCAAAAAAGTTattataatattcaaatttgaatggaaaactgaaatataacaaccaataaaaaaacaaCTCCCAATGAGAGTAGCTACATCTTTATTTGCCCGTTGTAAATGACAAAGATATGACAAAGATTTGTCTATAACCCGAGTATGATTGTAGTTGTGGACTATTGCAGATGGAGCAGTGAAGAGATTTAGCGCGGCCAAAAAAGAGTGGGGATTTGGACAGTTGATTGCTCTTTCAACGTTCCAAAACGCGAACCAGGGGTACATTGTGCAGGACACTTGTTCTTTTGGTGCTGAGATCCTCATCGTTAAACCGGCCGAGAAACAAGAGAAAGTTACATTTATATCAAACCCACCAAACAATGTTTTCACTTGGAAGATTCTTCGTTTCTCCACCTTGGAAGATAAATTCTATTATTCTGATGATTTTCTCGTTGGAGACCGTTACTGGTTAGTACTTTATATGGTTTGCATATTTGAATTCCTTTAATAACGGTTTTTGGTTAATGTATAATCAGGAGATTAGGATTTAACCCGAAAGGGGATGGAGATGGAAGACCCCATGCACTTCCAATCTACTTATATGCTCAAGGCTTTAGGCCAAACGCAGTTGCTACAAACACTTGGGGTGCGGTTAATCTGAGGTTAAAGAACCAACGTGGCTCCAACCACAGGCAACTATATTGTAAGAAGACTCAACCAATAAATAAATCTTTTATTTCCAAGAGAAATTGGTGAATGAAATTAATAGTTGATTATTTTTTCAGCTGCAGCTTGGTACCCTATTCGAAGCGGTTATGGTGTGGGAGTGAACAATATCATATTGATGAAAGATTTAAAGGATACATCGAAAGGGTATTTGGTGAATGATGCAATTGTCTTTGAAGCTGAAATGGTTAAGGTCTCTGTGA
This genomic window contains:
- the LOC103874461 gene encoding uncharacterized protein LOC103874461 — encoded protein: MDSQKMSLGFLSLAFLFITCSSAEFLIQQVTEGRGTENNSSYNLQANLGVTRVLREERPSSKIVTIAGYSVIKERTEVYESSVFEAAGYKWRLVMYMNGNKNDGGNGYISLYVRMEETESLPYGWEVNVDLKLFVHNPKQHKYLAVTDGAVKRFSAAKKEWGFGQLIALSTFQNANQGYIVQDTCSFGAEILIVKPAEKQEKVTFISNPPNNVFTWKILRFSTLEDKFYYSDDFLVGDRYWRLGFNPKGDGDGRPHALPIYLYAQGFRPNAVATNTWGAVNLRLKNQRGSNHRQLYSAAWYPIRSGYGVGVNNIILMKDLKDTSKGYLVNDAIVFEAEMVKVSVTNIVPV